The Triticum aestivum cultivar Chinese Spring chromosome 6D, IWGSC CS RefSeq v2.1, whole genome shotgun sequence genomic sequence GCCATCAAATTGAATTTTTGTTCAGTTAATTCTGAAAGAATTACCTTAACCATTACTAGTTACTATTTGATTGATCACATTCATCGGGATATGAGCGCGATGTACATGTATTGCCGCCGGCGAGGTGTATTGGTCACGTGACATGCTAGCTTCAGGTTTTCAGTGGAAACCTACAACACAACAGACTTCTCTTTTGCTAGTTGCAACCAGAATCAAGGGTAAGAAGATCATCAAAGGACCTTACAGAGGCCATCTTTTATCTTTTCAGGCTTAAGCAGGACAGTGTACACTGGGTTTGTTAATTTCCCCCCCTTGCTTGATTGGGAGACTCCTAAAAAGAGTTAGCTCAGAGCCTTATTTCCTTTTCTTTGGGAGCTGCTTCTTGCCATCCACTTCAAAACACGCTTCACAGGAAGGAATTCAGTTGTCGAATTTTGCTGAATGCGTTCCTTAACCTGGCTCTTGTTAAAAATGAAACGATCACCTACACACATGGTACCATCGATACTTCAGTGCTGGCACTACTGAAGACATGCTGATAATGTTATGCGTGGGATTTGTGCTATTTGGCAATGGATCTTTGCAAGCAAGAATGCACTTCGACGATAGATCGCTGCAAGCAAGAGTGCACGGATTTTTCAGAGATAGTTAGGTGATGCTCCTTAATTTACCCAAACCTCTTCACAACCATCAACTTGATTTTCTGTTCTATCAATTCTGAAAAAATTGCCTTAACAATTGCTAGTTGTTGTCATTTGATCGGTCACATTCGTTGCAATGTAGTCTACTCACATAACATATTGTTCCAAGTTGCAACGGGCGAGCGTGTGATGAATACATAACGGTCCCATGTTGCCGCCCGTGATGGCTGGGACATGAGGTGCATAGAGGTTGCATGTGGAGTGCAACTGCaccttgaggaagaagaagatacaaACCACTACTAGGAGAAAGAAATCATGGACAAGAAGACCATGACCAACGATCCTCCATCATTGTCACATGCTTATAGCTTTGAATTATACGGTTGGTAATCTGACTCTTTGCTAATATCACTCCTAAAAATGCAGAGTAAGTGGATCAAAGCAGCGACAATCTTACTCAATAGATAGCTTTTGCCTACTGGGCATTCTGGAGCCGATGGTGCTCTTTAAAGATGTCTATTGCTCAGCTGCCCCATGATCATGCCCATCTTTTATGCAATGTACAGGGACTGTCGGCGCCTCTATAGAGACCCTGCTTCAAGGTGGCGGCCTCCCCCTAGCTCCCATCACCTGCTGTAACCCTAACCCGGTTTTGTGCCGGTCTTTTCTTGGTTTGACATATGTGTTTTCACACATCCAAAGAAATTTGTTGGGCCTCTATTCGACGGTTTCTTTTGGTCTGAATTTTCGACCTGCGTGAATCAAGCGTCGATAGATGTTACAAGTGGTTTCCAACAATCATCAAACACAAAAAGACATGCTTTTCTCAAACATTATCTTTAACCAAATTTCAGGACGTAACTTTTTGCAAGTAAAATTTCAGGATGATGTATAACAGTTATAGTTCATTGCAGCAGTTCCTCTTTTTTTTTCCAAGTATTTTTTCAGTATATAAAATAATGCAGTACCTGCTAGCGCATTGATGGGCCTTAAATGGCAGCCCAGGCCCAGCAAGACAATGAATTGGCTGGCTATTTCTTCCTTCGTGCGCCAGCTGCCCAGCCTGGCTCGATCCCCTTTCCCAAACCCTACCGAAACCCCAACTCCGGCCATGGAGTTTGATCTGCCGCAGCCGCCATCCAAGGTGCTCGACGACGACGAATTACTCGCCGCCGAGACCCTCCTCCGCGTGGGCTTCCCCACCATGCTCGTCTGCGCCGACATAATGGAGGGCGAGACACcgccggcgacggcggtggcggtatCCAAGGTGCTCGACGACGACAACCTCCTCGCCGAGATCCTCATCCGCGTCGGCCTCCCCACCACgctcgtccgcgccgccgccgtctgcaGGCGCTGGCTCCACCACGCATCCGACCGCAAGTTCCTCCGACGTTTCCGTGAGCTCCACCCTCCCCGCCTCCTCGGCCTCCACGTCATTGAGCAGGGCAGGTTTGCGTGGCCGACCGCCGAGCGCTTTGTGCCgatgctgcctctgcctccggagctcGACGCGGTGGTCCGCCGCGTAAGCTCCAGCCTGGGTAGCTACCGGAGGGACGACGTAAGATCGACCCGCGTCATTGACTGCCGGAACGGCAGTCTACTCATCGAGCACCACATGATCGAAGGCAGTTCTAGACTTGGCGTGCACAGGCTGCTATTCCCTGAGAAAGGCATGACCTTTGTTCCAGCACGCCCACGCCCCAAAATCCACAGTTCCGTTCACGCATACCAGGAAGAAATCCTcaccaaagaaggagaaggcggctTGTCTTACTTGTACATGTTGGTGCCGTATACCAGGGAGAGGGAACATGAGGTACAAGTATATATGTTGAAGGACGGTGTCTGGTGCATGCATCCTAATTTGCCCGTAGATGGCAAGCTCTATCTTAGTCGTCGGCCGGATGAAGGACCCGTGCTTGTCGACAATAAGATCTATATTGCAGTTGACCGGAGCGAAATTACTGTCTTGGATTTGACGTCCTTGAGTTTCTCCGAAACTCAGCTCACACAAGGGGTGGATCGTGGCGGCATTGGCGAGCGAAGTACCAGCTTGGCACGTGCTGATGCCGCTGGTGTATACCTTATCCATGTCAAGGAGCTTCAAATTCGCCTATGGCTCCACAAGGAAGGCGACTGGTTGCTAGTGGACACCATTTGTTTGCGTGAGATGTTAGCTAGTCTGAGTATGTTAGGTTCCAATGCTTCTCTCCGAATAAAAAGTGTGGGGGACAATGCTGAGTTTGTGTTCTTGGAGATGGGTCGATGCACACTCCACTTGGATGTTAAGTACAGGACACTGCGTAAAGTCTATGAGGTGACAGAAGAGGGTGCATATTTGGGCGATATCTATCCTGTTATGATGATCTGGCCTCCAGCATTTcctgcgctcaaggatggtcctgCAAGGTTTGCCTTTTGCACCTTTATATGGTCTGTGTAGTGCTCTTGTTGAGGTTACAAAGCTTTGCAATGTGCATAATGTTAATCTCCTTTTCTATATATGTTGCTGCTTTGTTTTGCCATGTGCTTTAAAGCTGAAATTTTTAGCTTTGGTGCATCATCATAATCGATTGGTTGTGCAAACAATTGGCACTGCCACACTGGCAATCTTCCATTGCTTCTGTTTATGGTTCATCAACCATCGTACTGTTCAGTATAATTTTGGAATAGTGTTACGTATGTGATTGATTATTCTAGGATATTTTAGTAATACTACTTAGGCACCCTTCGAGATGCTTTTAATACCGATAAGATGATttataaacactacaaaaaaaaatcatGTAGTCACTACTCACAACTCATGACTGAAGTTGTTTATTTGGGTTACTATGGAGGAGAAACTTTCGGGTGCTGAATTGAATAATGATGGTGTCCCATCCATGTGGGTAATGGCCAGTGAGTTAGTATGCGAATGTGGATATTTAAGGTAAATTAGAGAGGGAGGGACTAGAAATTGGAAGAATGAAAGTTTATTTCTCGCATATCCATTTGTCAGTCATAATTAATACATCATCTGAACTTCCGTCAGCCATCACGAGTAAGCTGCCTTTGAACTGTGACCCTTGACTTGAGTTACTCTGTATGAGATTTTTAGTACTTGTTTCTGATACAATGTATTGTGATACATAATCAGCTGTCGATTTCTCCATAGTTAAGCATGCTACTGTTCACATAGAGCTTAACTCTGGATCATGTAGTTTACGCTGGGACACTTGTGCTGCTGCATGTTTAGCGATTCAGATAATATCATAATAAAGATACTTTCGTCCTGCACGCCAAGGGTATACTCCAGTCTGAAAACACGGCACTTTGGTGACCTTGCCTTCCATGACCTGTGTTTGGTTCACTGTCCATGCCATACAAGGAAACTTTATGCCGGTTTGGGATAGCAGAGCATTTAATCTGAATTGCGTGAGCAATTGTATCATTGAGTATCTATGATCTCGATACGTCAAGCTTTGACGTATCCTAGAAAAAGTGGCACATAGCATTTGGAACTTGTTGCTGTCGTACTACTACTACTTGTTTTGTCGATTTTCTTGATCATGTGTTACATGGTTACCTTGttctttttttatccttttcaTTTGGAACAGAGGTGCCATGTGAAGAACAGCCGTATCAGTTATGAGCTAGGGAGCTGCTGGGTGTTATCTACAGATGTCAGTGATAAACTAGGGCGCCATCAAAAGGATGAGCTGAGCTGCATCAATCAACTGGTCCATCTTTTATCCTTCAGGCTCAAGTAATGCAGTACACTGGGTTTGCTACTTTTTCTTGTCCTTACCTGAATTGAATACACCTAAAGAGCTACTAGTTCACTGCGGTATTTTCATTTATTTGGGGGGTAAAAGAAGCAGCTGCCTGCCTTGACGTGCTACTTGTCATCCAGATTAAAACGTGCTTCGCAGGTAGGAATTCAGTTTTCTGAATTTTGCTGCATGCTTCTCTGAACAAATGCATTCTCTCAACTATAATGTCAGCACATGCATTCTCTGAACTACAATGTCTGCATTTTGCTGCATGCATTACTTACCTGGCTGTTGTCACAGACGGACAGACCATATGGACATGGTTTGATGGATCCATCGGTACTGGCATTACCGCTGTGCTTGGTAATGCAGAAGAAGTTCCTTGGCTGTTGCTTCTTTTGTAGCCAGCGCGCGAGGCTTctagtaagaagaagaagacactCTGACACTAAACGAATCCAGATGGGTACATCATCTATCTGGAAAACAATACGGATACATCATCATCTTGCAAAAGATAATAAGTTATTCCTCGCGGATGCTCGTCCTCCCCGCTCGTGCGGCGATGCTGACGTCGCGCTCCCACAAAACGATCCTCCGCAGAGAATAAGAATAGATGACGAGATGAAGGACCGGCGTCATCGAGTTGTGGCCGTCGTTGAACGTGACGCCGCAGTCTGCGAGGGTCTGGCCGTCAGACCTCTGCTTGCCGGCGATGATGAGGCGCTGCTCGGCCGGCGCGTCGTGGATCTTCAACTtgacctcatcgacggtggtgtcgCCGCCCTTCTCCAGCTCCACGGTGAACGTTT encodes the following:
- the LOC123140748 gene encoding uncharacterized protein; the encoded protein is MEFDLPQPPSKVLDDDELLAAETLLRVGFPTMLVCADIMEGETPPATAVAVSKVLDDDNLLAEILIRVGLPTTLVRAAAVCRRWLHHASDRKFLRRFRELHPPRLLGLHVIEQGRFAWPTAERFVPMLPLPPELDAVVRRVSSSLGSYRRDDVRSTRVIDCRNGSLLIEHHMIEGSSRLGVHRLLFPEKGMTFVPARPRPKIHSSVHAYQEEILTKEGEGGLSYLYMLVPYTREREHEVQVYMLKDGVWCMHPNLPVDGKLYLSRRPDEGPVLVDNKIYIAVDRSEITVLDLTSLSFSETQLTQGVDRGGIGERSTSLARADAAGVYLIHVKELQIRLWLHKEGDWLLVDTICLREMLASLSMLGSNASLRIKSVGDNAEFVFLEMGRCTLHLDVKYRTLRKVYEVTEEGAYLGDIYPVMMIWPPAFPALKDGPARGAM